A single genomic interval of uncultured Sunxiuqinia sp. harbors:
- a CDS encoding DUF3078 domain-containing protein: MRSRLILAVTFFLVIFCVVSKAEESPIRNQNNTSIDSVQVSVDYLNHFLYQNKDWIPVDNELGKSLKGLVHFAEDEDIDTILYKLEKYRMVDDPSFFYRPVDRVSDSLEVAGYVSKTELDEKLSRKERSIRSTIVKDEIAVPEEIFEKLDEKVNLLAKDEVDFLLRDSLVILPDSLKGFDVIPDSIISSPADFMRLQKMDSLKRILLEEARIHYNNNMLNFYIDSVSDAYRTQYIQEYVQKEKADLRDLIRAQNRDVLRKYNQAVMKAINDSISKKIDVLTGFAKKDSVNVWVKNSEGDSTRVILRNNANRYTRMFLKNEQKDSLGIRIHNKGKNSMQIFIDDAVTLKRFSTQQTKAFDFDQFEPESSLRSIDQRYKVITPWSLGGDGNFGFSQTALSNWKKGGKSALSTLLVLKGFANYSYKRVKWENSIELRNGWIKPSGMIQKNDDKFEFISRYGLSAFKKWYYSAEIDFQTQLFNGYKYPDRDTKISAFLAPAKTMFKLGLDYKPNKDFSLFLSPFTSKTVYVRDTAEVDPTKFGIDKGKKRYWVPGLNAELSYKTDITPDISYRMKYKMFINYSSPFSKFDVDWENNFVMKLNDFINLRAMLHFVYDDNVKFKVGEKADGSDILEPRWQIKEFITIGFSYKLNKRIFRREKVN; encoded by the coding sequence ATGAGAAGCAGATTAATACTAGCTGTTACTTTTTTCCTTGTCATTTTTTGTGTCGTTTCTAAGGCCGAAGAATCGCCTATTAGGAACCAGAATAATACTTCAATTGATTCGGTTCAAGTCAGCGTTGACTACCTCAATCATTTTTTATATCAGAACAAAGATTGGATCCCAGTCGATAATGAGCTTGGGAAAAGCCTGAAAGGCTTGGTTCACTTTGCTGAGGATGAAGATATAGATACGATACTGTACAAGCTTGAAAAGTATCGCATGGTAGATGATCCAAGTTTTTTTTATCGACCGGTAGATCGTGTTTCCGATTCTTTGGAAGTAGCGGGCTATGTGTCGAAAACGGAATTGGATGAGAAATTGAGTCGTAAGGAACGATCCATTCGGTCAACAATCGTAAAAGACGAGATTGCTGTTCCCGAGGAAATTTTTGAAAAACTGGATGAGAAAGTGAATCTGCTGGCAAAGGATGAAGTTGATTTCCTGTTAAGAGATTCTCTTGTCATTTTACCCGATAGCTTAAAAGGGTTTGATGTAATTCCTGATTCAATTATAAGTAGTCCCGCAGACTTTATGCGCCTGCAAAAAATGGATAGTCTGAAACGTATACTGCTCGAAGAAGCCCGTATTCATTACAATAATAATATGCTGAATTTTTATATAGACTCAGTCAGCGATGCTTATCGGACTCAGTATATTCAGGAATATGTCCAAAAGGAAAAAGCAGATCTGCGTGATTTAATTCGGGCTCAAAACAGGGACGTACTGAGAAAATACAATCAGGCAGTGATGAAAGCGATCAATGACTCGATCTCAAAAAAGATCGATGTGTTAACCGGTTTTGCTAAAAAAGATTCGGTAAATGTATGGGTGAAAAACAGTGAAGGAGATTCAACAAGAGTTATCCTTCGCAATAATGCTAATCGTTATACCCGAATGTTTCTAAAAAATGAGCAAAAGGATTCATTGGGTATTCGTATTCATAATAAGGGTAAAAACTCCATGCAGATTTTTATCGATGATGCGGTGACCCTTAAGCGATTTTCAACTCAACAAACGAAGGCTTTCGATTTTGATCAGTTTGAACCTGAGAGCAGTCTTCGTTCAATTGATCAACGCTATAAAGTGATAACCCCATGGAGTTTAGGGGGGGATGGGAATTTTGGTTTTTCTCAAACAGCACTGAGTAATTGGAAAAAGGGTGGGAAGAGTGCTCTTTCTACTTTGTTGGTATTAAAAGGGTTTGCAAATTATTCGTACAAAAGAGTAAAGTGGGAAAACTCGATTGAGCTTCGAAATGGCTGGATAAAACCCTCGGGAATGATCCAGAAGAATGATGATAAGTTTGAATTTATTTCGCGTTATGGATTAAGTGCATTTAAAAAATGGTACTACAGTGCGGAGATCGATTTTCAAACACAGTTGTTTAACGGTTATAAATATCCTGATCGGGACACGAAAATTTCAGCGTTTTTGGCTCCGGCAAAAACGATGTTTAAGTTAGGCTTAGATTATAAACCGAACAAAGACTTTTCGTTATTCCTTTCACCGTTTACATCGAAAACTGTTTATGTGAGAGATACTGCTGAGGTGGATCCAACTAAGTTTGGTATTGATAAAGGAAAGAAACGCTATTGGGTGCCGGGTTTAAATGCCGAGCTCTCGTATAAAACAGATATAACGCCTGATATTTCTTATCGGATGAAGTATAAAATGTTCATCAATTACAGCTCTCCTTTTTCAAAATTCGATGTTGACTGGGAAAATAATTTCGTAATGAAACTGAACGATTTTATCAATCTTCGGGCAATGTTGCATTTTGTATACGACGATAATGTGAAATTCAAGGTTGGAGAAAAGGCTGATGGAAGTGACATTCTGGAGCCCAGATGGCAAATCAAAGAATTTATAACCATTGGCTTTTCCTATAAACTAAATAAACGTATCTTCCGACGAGAAAAAGTAAATTAA
- a CDS encoding SRPBCC domain-containing protein, with protein sequence MKDYKKYFRLDASPADVYNALTNKTMLEIWTGETAVMEEKPDTEFSLWEGSISGRNLEFEKNHKLVQEWYFGDQDAASIVTIRLHKDGEGTSMEVRQSNIPDEAYDNIVEGWEEDYFESLNQLFEQ encoded by the coding sequence ATGAAGGATTATAAAAAATATTTTAGATTGGATGCTAGTCCGGCGGATGTGTACAATGCGTTGACTAATAAAACGATGCTTGAGATATGGACCGGTGAGACTGCCGTGATGGAGGAAAAACCGGATACTGAATTCTCGCTTTGGGAGGGAAGTATAAGTGGTAGAAATTTGGAATTTGAGAAGAACCACAAGCTTGTTCAGGAATGGTATTTTGGCGACCAGGATGCTGCATCGATTGTGACTATTAGACTGCATAAGGATGGGGAAGGTACGAGCATGGAAGTTCGTCAAAGTAACATCCCCGATGAAGCGTATGATAATATTGTTGAGGGCTGGGAGGAAGATTATTTTGAATCTCTAAATCAGCTGTTTGAGCAATAA
- a CDS encoding DUF58 domain-containing protein, translated as MLKILNQIYLSNRFFIGIIAIVLLFALGYSFQWLFFTAQIAAIALVTLAVSDLTWLFLNKQGIRIKRKTPERLSLGDENPISFRVQNNFPFKIYIELVEELPIEFQKRNFSISQQLDSGEEKVFDYTLKPVTRGEYKFGQSNIYLSSILGIVIRRIKANNAQNIPVYPSFISMRKFELVGISNRLQEFGIKRIRKVGQHSEFDQVRGYVPSDDSRTVNWKATARRNTLMVNQYQDERSQQVISILDMGRSMEMPFEGMSLLDYAINSSLIISNMAMIKHDKAGIISFSNKINSFVPAERRAGHLQCIMDVLYNQQTDFSESSYEKLYASIASKIRQRSLLILYTNFEGIPSLRRQLPYLKKVASQHLLLVVFFENTEIHKLANKSSHNAEEVYIHSIARKFLYDKKLMELELKQAGIMSLLTTPEGVSVNLINKYLEIKAREMI; from the coding sequence ATGCTAAAAATTCTCAACCAAATATATCTTTCAAACCGATTTTTTATTGGTATCATAGCTATCGTTCTTCTGTTTGCACTAGGATATTCGTTTCAATGGTTATTTTTCACAGCCCAAATAGCAGCCATCGCCTTAGTTACTTTAGCAGTTAGCGATTTAACTTGGCTTTTTCTAAATAAGCAAGGTATTCGCATTAAGCGAAAAACACCGGAACGCCTTTCGCTTGGAGACGAAAATCCGATTTCCTTTCGCGTGCAAAATAATTTTCCGTTTAAAATATACATCGAACTGGTTGAAGAGCTTCCCATTGAATTTCAGAAACGTAATTTTAGTATTTCGCAACAACTTGACTCCGGAGAGGAAAAGGTTTTTGACTACACCTTAAAACCCGTAACCCGTGGCGAGTACAAGTTCGGACAATCAAATATCTATTTATCAAGCATTTTAGGAATTGTCATCCGTCGGATCAAAGCAAATAATGCTCAAAACATTCCTGTTTATCCCTCCTTCATCAGCATGCGAAAATTCGAATTGGTAGGCATTTCGAACCGATTACAGGAATTCGGAATAAAACGGATCCGAAAAGTTGGACAGCATTCCGAATTCGATCAGGTACGTGGATACGTTCCCAGCGACGACTCACGCACCGTGAACTGGAAAGCGACAGCTCGAAGAAATACACTAATGGTTAATCAGTACCAAGACGAGCGCTCTCAACAGGTTATCTCAATATTGGATATGGGTAGATCAATGGAAATGCCTTTCGAAGGAATGTCGCTATTAGACTACGCAATCAATTCCAGCCTGATTATTTCGAACATGGCAATGATCAAGCACGACAAAGCCGGCATAATCTCCTTTTCGAACAAGATAAACTCTTTTGTGCCAGCTGAACGAAGAGCAGGTCACCTACAGTGCATCATGGACGTACTATATAACCAGCAAACTGATTTTAGCGAATCATCATACGAAAAACTATATGCAAGTATAGCTAGTAAAATAAGGCAACGTTCGCTTTTAATCTTATATACAAATTTCGAAGGCATTCCGTCGCTGAGACGGCAACTGCCTTACCTAAAAAAAGTAGCCAGTCAACACCTACTTCTGGTTGTATTTTTCGAAAACACAGAGATTCATAAGCTTGCCAACAAAAGCTCACACAATGCAGAGGAAGTGTACATTCATTCCATTGCCCGGAAATTTTTGTATGACAAAAAATTAATGGAACTTGAGCTAAAACAAGCCGGCATCATGTCGCTATTAACCACGCCTGAAGGGGTGTCGGTAAATCTGATTAATAAATATCTAGAAATAAAAGCTCGAGAGATGATTTAG
- a CDS encoding MoxR family ATPase, protein MEDNQLFETRTDLSNLEQAVRRIKTELAKVIVGQEEMIDLLLIAILTNGHTLIEGVPGIAKTLVAKLLAKSINADFSRIQFTPDLMPSDVIGTSIYNMGKEEFQFKKGPIFSNLVLIDEINRAPAKTQSALFEVMEERQISIDGTTYQLQPPFLVFATQNPIEHEGTYRLPEAQLDRFLFKINVAYPSVEEEEQILDRHDNGKNELHADAVTPVLQASELLALQKQIVNITIEPGLKKYIAHIVSTTRNHRDIYLGASPRASIHIMNAAKAVAAIAGRDFVTPSDIKEITNPVLCHRIILSPEKEMEGIRPEDMINMLIQGIEVPR, encoded by the coding sequence ATGGAAGACAATCAGCTATTTGAAACACGAACTGATTTATCGAACTTAGAGCAAGCAGTTCGAAGAATAAAAACAGAACTAGCCAAAGTAATTGTAGGACAAGAAGAGATGATCGACCTACTACTCATTGCTATTTTAACCAATGGACACACGTTGATCGAAGGTGTTCCGGGCATCGCAAAAACTCTGGTAGCCAAATTGCTCGCCAAGTCTATCAATGCTGATTTTTCTCGCATCCAGTTCACTCCCGACCTCATGCCATCGGATGTTATTGGAACATCAATTTACAACATGGGGAAAGAAGAATTCCAGTTTAAAAAAGGGCCTATCTTTTCAAATCTTGTTTTAATCGATGAGATTAACCGTGCTCCTGCAAAGACACAATCGGCACTTTTCGAAGTAATGGAAGAACGTCAAATATCGATTGATGGAACAACTTACCAACTACAACCACCATTTTTAGTATTTGCAACTCAAAACCCGATAGAACACGAAGGAACTTACCGACTTCCCGAAGCACAACTAGACAGATTTCTATTTAAAATAAATGTCGCCTATCCGTCAGTTGAAGAGGAAGAACAAATACTCGACAGACATGACAACGGTAAAAATGAACTACACGCAGACGCAGTTACACCGGTATTGCAAGCCAGCGAGCTGCTTGCTCTTCAAAAACAAATTGTTAATATTACCATTGAACCCGGTCTGAAAAAGTACATCGCCCATATTGTTTCCACTACCCGTAATCATCGTGATATATACCTTGGAGCATCTCCGAGAGCATCTATTCATATTATGAATGCTGCCAAAGCTGTAGCCGCTATCGCCGGACGCGACTTTGTCACACCAAGCGACATCAAAGAAATCACAAACCCTGTTCTTTGTCACCGGATCATTCTTTCACCTGAAAAGGAAATGGAAGGCATCCGCCCTGAAGATATGATCAATATGCTTATTCAAGGTATCGAAGTACCACGTTAA
- a CDS encoding DUF4350 domain-containing protein, producing MNNKLKYIIGTSILFGILIYLQTIAPRNTNWIPTYSGNDKVPFGTYVLRNSLEDLFPKSIIKISGSSFFENKNDTNRCNLLIITNHFKPDSLDLDILFRKAASGSNILIAGEGISTALTDSLKITIKRNYANVLDSTTVLQTGNQTEWNKDYHFNKLIQSSWIELPESSEAITLGKGNEHINYIQVPYGKGSFFVHTQPLVFTNYHVLYNNHHYLEEVLGQLPRHITHLVWDEYYKPFHKKSQSPLKIILSIKALRAAYWTFVIGLALYILTNIRRRQRAIPILPPKTNLSRDFVQTIGLLYFNQKNHKDLVKKIFAAFSENVNSNYFIRIDFSPTCYKKLALKSGVNEKIVSRIFTRYKILADKEQVYESELIQFNKLVEIFYSQSSKSIQTEI from the coding sequence ATGAATAATAAACTCAAATACATCATCGGTACCAGCATTTTATTTGGAATACTTATTTATTTGCAAACAATAGCTCCCCGCAACACGAACTGGATTCCGACATACTCGGGCAATGATAAGGTACCTTTTGGAACGTACGTTTTACGCAATTCGCTCGAAGATTTATTTCCCAAATCAATCATAAAAATTTCCGGTAGTAGCTTTTTCGAAAATAAAAACGATACAAACAGATGCAACCTACTTATAATAACAAACCATTTCAAACCTGACTCCCTTGATCTGGATATTCTATTTCGGAAAGCTGCAAGCGGATCAAATATTTTAATTGCTGGCGAAGGTATATCTACGGCACTAACAGACTCATTAAAAATTACAATCAAAAGAAATTACGCAAACGTACTTGATTCAACTACTGTGCTTCAAACCGGAAACCAAACTGAGTGGAATAAAGATTATCATTTCAACAAGCTTATCCAGTCCAGCTGGATAGAGCTGCCAGAAAGTTCTGAAGCAATTACGCTAGGGAAAGGTAACGAACATATTAACTACATACAAGTTCCTTACGGCAAAGGTTCTTTCTTTGTTCACACACAACCTTTGGTATTTACAAATTATCACGTATTGTACAACAATCACCATTATCTGGAAGAAGTACTTGGGCAGCTTCCTCGACACATTACACACCTGGTATGGGATGAATATTATAAGCCCTTTCATAAAAAGAGTCAGTCGCCACTAAAAATTATTCTCTCAATAAAAGCACTTCGCGCGGCATATTGGACATTTGTCATTGGGCTGGCCTTATACATACTCACCAACATCAGACGGCGACAACGGGCAATACCAATTCTCCCTCCTAAAACAAATCTCTCGAGGGATTTTGTACAAACCATTGGGCTTCTTTATTTTAATCAAAAAAATCACAAAGATCTTGTCAAAAAAATATTTGCTGCTTTTTCTGAAAATGTTAATTCCAACTATTTTATTCGAATTGACTTTTCGCCAACATGTTACAAAAAGCTGGCTCTGAAATCGGGAGTTAACGAAAAAATCGTCAGTCGTATTTTCACGCGTTATAAAATACTCGCAGACAAAGAACAGGTTTATGAAAGCGAACTAATCCAATTCAACAAGCTTGTAGAAATTTTTTACAGCCAAAGCAGTAAATCTATACAAACAGAAATCTAA
- a CDS encoding DUF4129 domain-containing protein produces the protein MPDSRKHILYFFLLLFGLLPFNQHASPTKQNQLTGRHFAETKIEDFRQDRNFHYGINHYRKNTISNKIQHFLHQVANKLFSDKGAAPYIRSLILLAILLFVVVKLFEGQFQWFIGKDSKNNIGKTILPDQEINQVNLQKLANKAMQEGNLRLSVRYHYLHILQELNKNEFIHWHKDKTNRDYLKEIESPSVRSQFKLQTVIFDYVWYGSFELTTEQYERINKGFQNLITSIKKRSMDE, from the coding sequence ATGCCTGATTCTCGTAAGCACATATTATATTTTTTTCTGCTGCTTTTCGGTTTACTCCCATTCAATCAACATGCAAGTCCAACAAAGCAGAATCAATTAACAGGAAGGCACTTTGCAGAGACTAAAATTGAAGATTTTCGGCAGGACAGGAATTTTCACTATGGCATTAACCACTACCGAAAAAATACGATTAGTAATAAAATCCAACACTTCCTGCATCAAGTAGCCAATAAGTTATTCAGTGACAAAGGAGCTGCTCCTTACATCCGGTCGCTAATTCTCCTGGCAATTCTTCTTTTCGTTGTTGTTAAACTTTTCGAAGGACAATTTCAGTGGTTTATTGGCAAAGACAGTAAAAACAACATTGGCAAAACAATTCTTCCTGATCAGGAAATAAACCAGGTAAATTTGCAAAAACTTGCAAACAAAGCAATGCAAGAAGGGAATTTACGGCTAAGTGTACGTTATCATTATCTTCATATTTTGCAAGAGCTGAACAAAAACGAATTCATCCATTGGCATAAAGATAAAACCAACAGAGACTATCTTAAGGAAATTGAATCTCCCTCTGTTCGCAGCCAATTTAAATTGCAAACAGTTATTTTCGACTATGTATGGTACGGAAGTTTTGAACTCACAACTGAGCAATATGAACGAATAAATAAAGGATTCCAGAATCTGATTACATCCATAAAGAAAAGGAGTATGGATGAATAA
- a CDS encoding glycerophosphoryl diester phosphodiesterase membrane domain-containing protein, with translation MNKVFRFRQTRDFGTVMNHSFDFIKAEYKRLGKALLIYVLPFLILTGILLVFIQSSMMNTMQKGIQPGANMFQNYSWSQMASSYTLQLLNFTVLSTVVLSFINLYISKKGDFELSEIKPTLLKTGGKLLIANIVVGVFTIVATIMLIVPGIYLGVVFALVAPIIVFENKSLGKALNRSFELIKNNWWKTFGILIIAGLIIYIFSVILSIPLIASVAVKSFHAAQAQSQPQLFSSGYIVMSTVISTIQTLAFTLAFIFISVQYFSLVEEKERPTLQEKIDKLTEENA, from the coding sequence ATGAACAAAGTATTTCGATTTAGACAAACAAGAGACTTTGGTACAGTTATGAACCACTCATTCGACTTTATAAAAGCGGAATATAAAAGATTAGGAAAAGCGCTACTAATTTACGTCTTGCCCTTTTTAATTTTAACCGGAATTCTACTTGTGTTCATCCAAAGTTCGATGATGAACACTATGCAAAAAGGAATTCAACCCGGAGCTAACATGTTTCAAAACTACTCGTGGTCCCAAATGGCCTCTAGTTATACTTTGCAACTATTAAATTTTACGGTTTTATCTACGGTAGTACTTTCATTTATCAATCTTTATATATCTAAAAAAGGTGATTTTGAACTTAGCGAAATAAAACCAACCCTACTAAAAACAGGAGGCAAACTTTTAATCGCCAATATTGTAGTGGGAGTTTTCACAATCGTCGCAACCATAATGCTTATCGTCCCCGGTATATATTTAGGTGTTGTTTTTGCCTTGGTAGCACCAATCATTGTTTTTGAAAATAAAAGCTTAGGCAAAGCGTTAAATCGCAGTTTTGAACTCATAAAAAACAACTGGTGGAAAACATTTGGTATTCTGATTATTGCAGGACTCATCATTTATATATTTAGTGTTATTTTATCGATCCCGTTAATTGCTTCAGTCGCAGTAAAATCGTTTCATGCAGCACAAGCACAAAGTCAGCCTCAACTATTCTCTTCTGGCTATATAGTCATGTCAACCGTTATTTCAACAATTCAAACACTCGCTTTTACACTGGCCTTCATTTTTATTAGCGTTCAGTATTTTAGTTTAGTTGAAGAAAAAGAGCGTCCAACATTACAAGAAAAAATTGACAAACTTACCGAGGAGAATGCCTGA
- a CDS encoding stage II sporulation protein M codes for MKEIVFIKRNSDRWRKVEDLLSNNINMQSDELYELYVELNDDFSYANTFYPQSETVYYLNNLTIQIHQKIYRNKKIKKERFKQFWKTEYPLLLWNNRKYFWYALTIFLISSAIGVLSTSIDSNFPRVILGDHYVNMTLENIEKGDPMGVYKQANEVNMFLGITINNIRVAFMAFVAGVLLSFGSGFVLFKNGIMLGCFQYFFYQYGLLGESFLTIFIHGTLEIFSIIMAGAAGMAIGNSILFPGTYKRTVSFQKGAVVGLKIVSGVIPLFIVAGFFEGFVTRHTELHNIFRLAIIGLSLAFIIWYFFLYPKYLSKKLNKS; via the coding sequence ATGAAAGAAATCGTTTTCATAAAACGAAATTCCGATCGATGGAGAAAAGTCGAAGACTTACTAAGTAACAACATCAATATGCAGTCAGACGAGCTATATGAACTGTATGTTGAATTAAATGATGACTTTTCATACGCCAATACCTTTTATCCTCAAAGTGAAACAGTTTACTACCTGAATAATCTTACAATTCAGATTCACCAGAAAATATACCGGAATAAAAAAATAAAGAAAGAGCGTTTCAAACAATTTTGGAAGACCGAATATCCTTTACTTTTGTGGAACAACAGGAAGTATTTTTGGTACGCACTAACTATTTTTCTAATAAGTAGTGCTATTGGAGTTTTATCCACCTCTATCGACTCCAATTTTCCAAGAGTAATCCTGGGGGACCATTACGTAAACATGACACTTGAAAACATTGAAAAAGGAGATCCGATGGGGGTGTATAAGCAAGCCAACGAAGTGAATATGTTTTTGGGAATTACCATAAATAATATAAGGGTTGCCTTTATGGCTTTTGTTGCCGGTGTCCTTCTTTCCTTTGGTTCAGGATTCGTACTGTTTAAAAATGGGATCATGCTAGGCTGTTTCCAATATTTCTTTTACCAATACGGACTATTAGGAGAATCATTTCTAACCATATTTATACACGGCACGCTGGAGATATTTTCAATCATCATGGCTGGCGCTGCCGGTATGGCTATTGGAAATAGCATTCTATTTCCGGGAACCTATAAGCGAACTGTTTCTTTCCAAAAAGGAGCTGTTGTTGGACTTAAAATAGTATCGGGAGTCATTCCGTTGTTTATTGTTGCCGGCTTTTTCGAGGGCTTTGTTACCCGACATACAGAATTGCATAATATCTTTCGCCTGGCAATAATTGGACTGTCATTGGCATTCATTATCTGGTATTTCTTTCTATACCCAAAATACTTATCTAAAAAACTTAACAAATCATGA
- a CDS encoding RDD family protein — protein MTDIKIRTAQNTILLQNKASLGERMIATFIDLLIMATYAIWVSFVIEAMSLGGPFWLLFLLPLYFYSFVQELLFHGQTAGKKMMKLKVVHSEGRNVSFTSYLLRWLLRIVDIWMLFGSIGTLSIILSKKGQRVGDIAANTIVISNRNISKLNDFRNLGKKGENVAVVYSQASLLGDSDVELIREVLAYGKENGYYGKAGKMVAQTSSLMKRRLAIETDMKPVQFLQQLLDDYYVLYR, from the coding sequence ATGACAGACATTAAAATTCGTACAGCACAGAATACAATCCTTTTACAAAACAAAGCTAGCTTGGGAGAACGGATGATTGCTACTTTTATTGATCTGTTGATTATGGCGACATATGCTATTTGGGTTTCTTTCGTGATAGAGGCAATGTCGCTGGGAGGACCTTTCTGGCTTTTGTTTTTATTGCCGCTCTATTTTTATTCTTTTGTTCAGGAGTTGTTATTTCATGGACAAACGGCTGGAAAAAAAATGATGAAGTTGAAGGTCGTTCACAGTGAAGGTCGGAATGTTTCCTTTACCTCTTACTTATTACGGTGGCTGTTACGAATTGTGGATATCTGGATGCTCTTCGGAAGTATTGGCACCTTGTCAATTATTTTGAGTAAAAAGGGGCAACGGGTTGGTGATATAGCAGCAAATACGATTGTTATTTCTAATAGAAATATTTCAAAATTAAATGACTTTCGAAATCTAGGAAAAAAGGGCGAGAATGTAGCTGTCGTATATAGTCAGGCGAGCTTACTTGGTGATAGCGATGTCGAGTTAATTCGAGAGGTTTTAGCGTATGGAAAAGAGAATGGGTACTATGGTAAGGCCGGTAAAATGGTGGCGCAGACCAGTAGTCTTATGAAGAGGAGGTTGGCTATCGAAACAGATATGAAGCCTGTTCAGTTTTTACAACAGTTGCTCGATGATTACTATGTTTTGTATCGATAG